The DNA window CGAAAAAATAAATCTTCGTGTTACTTTCTGTATTTCTGCCTTAGTGGCAAAACAATAAAAACTTCTATAATTTTCAAATTAATTAAATTCATGGACAAAGAATCATTAAACAAAAAAGAAAAAGCAAGATTAATTATTGACTTCTGGCATCGCACAATGATGCATCATGCTATTTGGTTTGCTGAAGTCCAACATCAATTAGGGAGAGAAAAAGCATATAAAGTGTTGGAAACAGCTTACAAAAGAAGCTATGAAATTCAAATGACAAAACTTGGTAAAACATTAGGTTTTGAAATGGATGAAGATATTCCAAAACCATTACTTGATCTTCCTGAAGAAACTATTGATAGCTTATGCCAAAGAACTGCTACAAACTGGCTTGCCAATGATGGTGTTTGGTTTCAGGCTGTTGAATTTGAGCACGGAATGAATGATGCAAAAAGATGTAACGATTCAAGTTGGGCACACTTCTCCCCCTTTGAAGCAATGTCTATAAAAAGAATATTAAAACTTGATGAAAAACCCGGACTTGAAGGATTAAAAAAAGCATTGGAATTCAGATTATATGCTTACGTTAATGAACAAGAAATTGTGGAAGAAACAGAAAATTCTTTTGTATTTAGGATGATAAATTGCAG is part of the Bacteroidota bacterium genome and encodes:
- a CDS encoding DUF6125 family protein; its protein translation is MDKESLNKKEKARLIIDFWHRTMMHHAIWFAEVQHQLGREKAYKVLETAYKRSYEIQMTKLGKTLGFEMDEDIPKPLLDLPEETIDSLCQRTATNWLANDGVWFQAVEFEHGMNDAKRCNDSSWAHFSPFEAMSIKRILKLDEKPGLEGLKKALEFRLYAYVNEQEIVEETENSFVFRMINCRVQAARQRKGLDDYPCKSGGLVEHTTFAETIDPRIKTECIACPPDKHPKEWFCAWKFILEK